One stretch of Ipomoea triloba cultivar NCNSP0323 chromosome 8, ASM357664v1 DNA includes these proteins:
- the LOC116027626 gene encoding protein NETWORKED 2A-like, producing MLQRAARNAYSWWAASHIRTKQSKWLQQNLQDIEEKVVYIMKILEDDGDSFARRAEMYYRGRPELLNFVEDFFKSYKALAERYDYISKELQSANKTIATIYPERVHVDMDEYEDGESYLAAAAAAGGNGSPEKGNSAPKDLPPPPKMTIPDVVSMVTKKAKAKAKTTSRLMSKKGLLKFNGAGDQAGASPAASGLSKDEALQEIDALQKQILGLQTEREFVKSSYENGLAKYWDIENHVTDLQARVSSLQDEFGIGTFIEDDEAQTLMASTALKSCQDTLTQLQEQQTQTDKDAKIEHRKLQNAQLKFQSLVEQFEVSQLDRQQSPPAAAKEKSPAENFEECQQIQPAAAREKSPEKPNQEPSKSENQQMGITAEGKGDLESLSEKIKEEMQLSTSTHLTMSGLEEKVDELVDKIINLEGLVVSQNAQVNKLKAEANELHAHLQSAEDEKETLLKDSEKMSKKIRELEEQLQRVQNLNQTVNNQSNYIYKRITEASCRVDHLSGKLQSVLPDEGVNDTSSGKAANASGDKTDSRTQEQPNESVNPKGFQTRESKATAHSASALSGDEPVEEKQTKDGIPQDLSTRGEQDESGTDDAEPNWRALFLNGLDDRDKLLLEEYISVLRNYKESKRKLNEAEKKRRANHFQYVVQIKVLKNSIALKDAEIQSLRKKLKPLHGDHVETMKSNESTTKASVEGTDENTSKTDLEDKDEKKKSQHAHRRTLSEFLDVPIPEDAPAKEEATYRESLKLSSIEECEDLKGNSVDENHAFSAIEEKICTDIDELVEENMDFWLRFSTAFHQIGKFQSTVRDLQDELEKKKPSKQQLDNKPLEQLSEIRPIYNHLKEIQTELTLWLEHSVVLKDDLHNRLSSLCNLQEEITRYSQEVHKEEEKELIACQAAKLQGEILNMKRENKKVENELQAGARRVEKLHEEIKTTIQELDEFGVKRESANPHRIPLRSFLFGVKLKKQKQRSSLFACSKSGLGESLISNINNHTSQILQVTISDLLFAQLLELRLFILSHHFHFIYAISSSVVAIIEGNGNCSFLHPR from the exons atGTTGCAGAGAGCAGCAAGAAATGCATATTCATGGTGGGCTGCTAGCCATATTAGGACAAAACAGTCAAAATGGCTGCAGCAGAATTTACAAG ATATTGAGGAGAAGGTTGTTTACATAATGAAGATACTGGAAGATGATGGGGACTCCTTTGCAAGAAGGGCAGAAATGTACTACAGAGGAAGGCCTGAGCTTTTGAACTTTGTGGAAGATTTCTTCAAGAGTTACAAAGCTCTAGCAGAGAGATATGATTACATCTCAAAAGAGCTTCAGAGTGCTAATAAAACCATTGCAACAATTTACCCAGAGAGAGTTCATGTAGACATGGATGAGTATGAAGACGGCGAAAGTTACcttgcagcagcagcagcagcaggagGCAATGGAAGCCCGGAGAAAGGGAATAGCGCCCCGAAAGATTTGCCACCTCCCCCGAAGATGACCATTCCTGATGTCGTTTCAATGGTTACCAAGAAGGCGAAGGCGAAGGCGAAGACGACATCAAGGTTAATGTCTAAGAAGGGGCTTCTGAAGTTCAATGGCGCGGGTGATCAAGCTGGCGCCAGTCCAGCAGCATCGGGGCTGAGCAAAGACGAGGCGCTTCAGGAGATTGATGCGCTTCAGAAGCAGATTCTGGGACTGCAAACCGAGAGGGAGTTTGTGAAAAGTTCATACGAAAATGGGCTTGCAAAGTACTGGGATATCGAGAACCATGTCACAGATTTGCAGGCAAGAGTTAGCAGCTTACAGGATGAGTTCGGGATAGGCACTTTCATTGAGGACGACGAGGCGCAAACTCTGATGGCATCCACCGCGCTCAAGTCTTGCCAAGACACACTGACGCAATTGCAAGAACAACAGACGCAGACAGATAAAGACGCCAAGATTGAGCATCGCAAGCTGCAAAATGCACAGCTCAAATTTCAGTCTCTCGTCGAACAATTCGAGGTATCTCAGCTCGATAGGCAACAGTCACCGCCTGCTGCAGCCAAGGAGAAATCGCCCGCTGAAAATTTTGAGGAATGTCAACAGATACAGCCTGCTGCAGCCAGGGAGAAATCGCCCGAGAAGCCAAATCAGGAGCCGAGCAAATCAGAGAATCAGCAAATGGGGATTACTGCAGAAGGAAAGGGTGATTTGGAGTCATTAAGCGAAAAGATTAAAGAAGAGATGCAACTCAGTACAAGCACTCACCTTACTATGTCTGGGCTTGAAGAAAAGGTTGATGAACTTGTAGATAAGATCATAAATTTGGAAGGTTTAGTGGTGTCTCAGAATGCTCAAGTTAACAAATTGAAAGCCGAGGCCAATGAACTTCATGCTCATCTTCAAAGTGCAGAAGACGAGAAGGAGACTTTGCTCAAAGATTCAGAGAAGATGAGCAAGAAGATCAGAGAACTCGAAGAACAGCTTCAGAGAGTTCAGAATCTCAATCAAACCGTCAACAACCAGAGCAACTACATCTATAAGCGCATTACTGAAGCGAGTTGTAGAGTTGATCACCTCTCCGGGAAACTACAAAGCGTGTTGCCAGATGAAGGGGTCAATGATACTTCTTCTGGCAAAGCTGCAAACGCTTCAGGCGATAAAACAGATTCCAGAACACAGGAGCAGCCAAATGAAAGTGTGAATCCAAAGGGGTTTCAAACGCGTGAATCCAAAGCCACTGCTCATAGCGCTTCGGCCCTCTCAGGGGATGAACCAGTTGAAGAGAAACAAACAAAAGATG GAATACCTCAAGATTTAAGTACACGTGGGGAGCAAGATGAATCTGGCACAGACGATGCTGAGCCAAACTGGAGAGCGCTATTTCTAAATGGTTTGGATGACAGAGACAAGCTTCTGCTAGAGGAGTACATCTCGGTCCTAAGAAATTACAAGGAATCAAAGAGGAAGCTTAATGAAGCAGAGAAAAAAAGGAGGGCTAACCACTTCCAATATGTAGTTCAGATAAAAGTACTGAAAAATTCTATAGCCTTAAAGGATGCAGAGATCCAATCTTTGCGGAAAAAACTAAAGCCGCTTCATGGGGATCATGTGGAAACTATGAAGTCGAACGAAAGCACAACTAAAGCTAGCGTTGAAGGTACAGATGAAAACACAAGTAAAACTGACCTTGAGGATAaggatgaaaagaaaaagtCTCAGCATGCGCATAGAAGGACTCTCTCTGAATTCTTAGATGTTCCAATCCCTGAAGATGCTCCTGCAAAAGAAGAAGCAACATATCGAGAAAGTTTGAAGCTGTCCAGCATTGAAGAGTGTGAAGATCTTAAGGGAAACAGCGTTGATGAAAATCATGCTTTTTCAGCCATTGAAGAAAAGATATGCACAGACATTGATGAATTGGTGGAAGAGAACATGGATTTCTGGCTCCGGTTTAGCACCGCCTTCCATCAGATAGGGAAGTTTCAAAGTACAGTCAGAGACTTACAAGACGAActggagaaaaaaaaaccaagcaaaCAGCAACTGGACAATAAACCACTGGAACAACTCTCAGAGATCCGCCCTATATACAATCACTTGAAAGAGATACAGACCGAGTTAACATTATGGTTGGAACATAGTGTAGTGCTGAAAGATGACTTACATAACAGGTTGTCGTCTCTTTGCAACCTCCAAGAAGAGATAACAAGGTATTCTCAGGAAGTCcataaagaagaagagaaagagcTGATTGCCTGTCAAGCTGCAAAACTACAAGGTGAGATTCTTAACATGAAACGTGAGAACAAGAAGGTAGAAAATGAATTACAAGCTGGAGCTAGGCGTGTAGAGAAGCTGCATGAAGAGATTAAGACGACTATCCAAGAACTGGATGAATTTGGGGTAAAAAGAGAGAGCGCAAACCCTCATAGGATTCCCTTGAGATCTTTCTTGTTTGGAGTGAAGTTGAAGAAGCAGAAGCAGAGATCATCACTCTTTGCATGT TCCAAATCAGGATTAGGTGAGTCTCTCATCAGCAACATCAACAATCATACTTCTCAGATCCTCCAGGTCACCATTTCTGATTTGCTTTTCGCGCAGCTCCTTGAGCTCCGGTTGTTCATACTGTCACAccattttcatttcatttatgCAATCAGCTCCAGCGTCGTTGCCATTATTGAGGGGAATGGCAATTGTAGCTTTCTGCACCCTAGATGA
- the LOC116027375 gene encoding uncharacterized protein LOC116027375 — protein MSEKSKDHKKCYVSDEEISTLLQRYTLKTVLALLEEVDQVEQAKEVKYDWNALVKKTKTGITNAREYQMLWRHLAYGHAFVDGLVDEAQPLDDASDLECELEAYPAVSSEASAEASAFVKVLVGSGTANDSHMSNGMTVEAPLTISIPNGQRSINSSGTSDQSISMQESKVIIPVFVPKKPLANVISTKGLDTNGPSDANLPPPRKRKFWSEAEDMELIAAVKKRGEGNWASISKGDFKGDRTASQLSKRWAVLRKQQGALVGNNSELSEMHLAHRAMSLALDVPMGDNSKAASSIRSEGTNANAAPGNPVNPLAYDTSSVNRKSQHQGQQDFASNAAPKLATLGPSKLLVSEKPSTKPNISTNLMVKAAAVAAGARIASPSDAASLFRAAQSTNAVHISTGGGPLIKSSFSGNTNALSSNVHLIHTSLPSNSTSLLSASRTEPKPVQCQPVNPASPVVQSNVVGMASGLNASAKVVSNGTHSNPVAELGIKNVKETAVSSLEILTEKVVPQQNQATCPNIASEGDQISASTRNAVVENAQGDQNAFPGNSSREKIGMTCVSDGPVKENGKES, from the exons AGACTGGGATTACGAATGCCAGGGAGTATCAAATGCTATGGCGTCATTTGGCTTATGGCCATGCATTTGTCGATGGATTGGTTGATGAAGCTCAACCTCTG GATGATGCCAGTGATTTAGAATGTGAATTGGAAGCTTACCCAGCAGTAAGTAGTGAAGCATCAGCAGAAGCTTCAGCATTTGTGAAG GTATTGGTTGGTTCTGGGACAGCAAACGATTCCCATATGTCAAATGGCATGACTGTTGAGGCTCCATTGACTATAAGTATACCCAATGGCCAAAGATCTATAAATTCTTCAGGAACTTCAGACCAAAGTATTTCAATGCAAGAATCAAAAGTTATAATTCCAGTTTTTGTGCCAAAAAAGCCGCTGGCCAACGTGATATCAACCAAGGGTTTAGATACCAATGGGCCATCAGATGCAAATTTGCCTCCACCACGCAAAAGAAAATTCTGGTCAGAAGCAGAGGATATGGAACTTATTGCTGCCGTCAAAAAACGCGGTGAAGGAAATTGGGCAAGTATCTCAAAAGGAGATTTTAAGGGCGACAGAACAGCTTCACAGCTATCTAAG AGGTGGGCCGTTCTTAGGAAGCAACAAGGTGCCTTGGTTGGGAACAATTCAGAACTCTCAGAAATGCATTTGGCTCACCGGGCAATGTCACTGGCTCTTGATGTGCCTATGGGGGATAATTCAAAAGCAGCTTCTTCAATCCGTAGCG AGGGCACAAATGCAAATGCTGCACCTGGTAATCCTGTTAATCCTCTTGCTTACGATACTTCCTCAGTTAACAGAAAATCCCAGCATCAGGGTCAACAAGATTTTGCATCAAATGCAGCACCAAAGTTAGCGACACTGGGACCTTCAAAATTGCTGGTATCAGAAAAACCATCTACAAAGCCAAATATCAGCACAAATTTAATGGTCAAAGCAGCTGCAGTTGCTGCTGGGGCCCGCATTGCTTCCCCTTCAGATGCTGCATCACTTTTTAGGGCTGCACAGTCTACGAATGCTGTCCATATCAGTACTGGTGGAGGTCCTTTGATTAAATCATCATTTTCTGGCAACACGAATGCATTATCAAGTAATGTGCACCTcattcatacaagtttaccatCTAATTCAACGTCCCTACTGAGCGCCTCACGGACTGAACCTAAGCCCGTGCAATGCCAACCTGTAAATCCTGCATCACCTGTGGTTCAATCTAATGTAGTTGGTATGGCCTCAGGACTAAATGCTTCAGCCAAGGTTGTCTCAAATGGCACACACTCTAATCCAGTTGCTGAGCTTGGCATAAAAAATGTGAAGGAAACTGCTGTTTCTAGTTTGGAAATTCTAACAGAAAAAGTTGTTCCCCAACAAAACCAAGCTACTTGCCCAAATATAGCTTCTGAAGGAGATCAAATATCTGCTTCTACAAGAAATGCAGTGGTGGAGAATGCCCAAGGGGATCAAAATGCTTTTCCAGGGAACTCATCTAGAGAGAAGATTGGAATGACTTGTGTTTCAGATGGCCCAGTAAAGGAGAACGGCAAGGAATCATAA
- the LOC116027677 gene encoding argininosuccinate lyase, chloroplastic isoform X1 — MESLLVSSTCSTFSPILSPHKHALTAKPFFARAARLPFLAHASQHVNAPPPPMAKEKEAKLWGGRFEESVTDAVEKFTESISFDKALYKHDIMGSRAHASMLAVQGLISENDRDTILQGLDEIERQIEAGKFLWRTDREDVHMNIEAALTDLVGESAKKLHTARSRNDQVATDFRLWCRDAIDRIISRIKNLQVALIKLAIKNEGLIVPGYTHLQRAQPVLLQHLLLAYVEQLERDAGRLADCRERLNYCPLGACALAGTGLPIDRFMTSDALGFTAPMRNSIDAVSDRDFVMELLSANSITAIHLSRLGEEWILWASEEFGFVTPSDAVSTGSSIMPQKKNPDPMELVRGKSARVVGDLVSLLVLCKGLPQAYNRDLQEDKEPVFDSVKTIAGMLEVSTEFAQNITFNQERIQKALPAGHLDATTLADYLVKKGIPFRTSHDIVGRAVALCVSRNSQLLDLSLDELNSISPVFDNEVYEFLGVENSIKKFSSYGSTGSECVASQLDYWIAKLKIQ, encoded by the exons atggagtcattgttagtgAGCTCAACCTGTTCGACATTTTCCCCTATTCTCTCTCCACACAAGCACGCCCTTACGGCGAAACCCTTCTTCGCCCGAGCTGCGCGCCTTCCGTTTCTCGCGCACGCCTCGCAGCACGTGAACGCGCCGCCACCTCCCATGGCAAAAGAGAAGGAAGCGAAGCTGTGGGGGGGACGCTTCGAGGAGAGCGTGACGGACGCCGTGGAGAAGTTCACCGAGTCCATATCCTTCGACAAAGCTCTCTACAAGCATGATATCATGGGCAGCCGAGCCCACGCCTCTATGCTTGCAGTCCAG GGATTGATTAGCGAAAATGACAGGGATACAATTCTACAAGGTCTAGATGAGATAGAAAGGCAAATTGAAGCAGGCAAGTTCTTGTGGAGGACTGACAGAGAGGATGTGCACATGAACATTGAAGCAGCTCTTACTGATTTAGTGGGTGAATCTGCAAAGAAGCTTCATACTGCTAGGAGTCGAAATGATCAAGTTGCAACTGACTTCCGTTTATGGTGCCGTGATGCTATTGACAGAATTATTTCACGTATCAAAAATCTTCAG GTTGCTTTGATTAAACTTGCTATAAAAAATGAGGGTCTGATCGTTCCTGGATATACCCATTTGCAAAGAGCACAACCAGTTCTGCTGCAACATCTTCTCTTAGCATATGTTGAGCAG CTTGAACGTGATGCTGGCCGCTTAGCAGATTGTAGAGAGAGGCTGAACTACTGTCCTCTAGGAGCATGTGCTTTAGCTGGTACCGGTCTTCCCATTGATCGATTTATGACTTCTGATGCATTGGGATTCACTGCACCCATGAGGAACAG TATTGATGCTGTTTCAGACCGTGATTTTGTTATGGAACTTCTGTCAGCGAATTCCATCACGGCCATTCATCTCTCTCGACTTGGTGAAGAATGGATATTGTGGGCTTCAGAGGAATTTGGCTTTGTCACACCTAGTGACGCAGTTTCCACTGGAAGCAGTATTATGCCTCAGAAGAAGAACCCCGATCCTATGGAACTTGTTCGCGGCAAGTCTGCCAGAGTTGTAGGTGACCTGGTCTCGCTTCTTGTTTTGTGCAAGGGACTCCCACAGGCATATAACCGGGATTTACAG GAGGATAAGGAACCGGTATTTGATAGCGTGAAGACCATAGCAGGAATGCTTGAAGTGTCAACAGAGTTTGCCCAGAACATTACTTTTAATCAGGAACGAATACAAAAGGCTTTACCAGCTGGTCATCTTGATGCCACTACCTTAGCAGATTACCTTGTGAAAAAG GGAATCCCGTTCAGAACATCACACGACATAGTCGGGAGGGCTGTTGCTTTGTGTGTTTCAAGAAATTCTCAACTTCTAGATCTTAGTCTCGACGAGTTGAACAGCATTAGCCCAGTGTTTGACAATGAAGTCTACGAGTTTCTAGGAGTCGAGAATTCGATTAAGAAGTTCAGTTCTTATGGCTCTACTGGTTCAGAATGCGTCGCTAGTCAACTCGATTACTGGATCGCAAAGCTCAAGATTCAATAA
- the LOC116027678 gene encoding lignin-forming anionic peroxidase-like: MASHTTPCMAALSYLLLLLSSFSQCQAQLSPTFYNKTCPNALNIIRTVVRQAVSTERRMAASLVRLHFHDCFVQGCDASILLDESSTIKSEKTSLPNLGSARGYDVIEAAKGELEKACPGIVSCADVLSVAARDAIAAVGGPSWTVKLGRRDSTMASRIIDLPSPFDNLDRLISSFASRGLNTRDMVALSGAHTLGQAQCFLFRDRIYGNGTDIDAGFANTRRRNCPKDTGNGNLAPLDLVTPNSFDNNYYKNLLQKKGLLQSDQILFSGGATDNIVSEYARSPQAFQADFASAMIKMSEIQPLTSQNGIIRKVCSALD; encoded by the coding sequence atggcttcTCATACTACGCCATGCATGGCAGCTTTATCATATTTGCTTTTGCTGCTCTCCTCCTTCTCGCAATGCCAAGCGCAGCTCTCCCCTACATTTTACAACAAAACATGCCCTAATGCTCTAAACATCATTCGCACTGTCGTAAGGCAAGCCGTGTCCACTGAGCGTCGCATGGCTGCTTCCTTGGTTCGTCTCCATTTTCACGATTGCTTTGTCCAGGGTTGCGACGCTTCTATCTTATTGGACGAGTCATCGACCATTAAGAGCGAAAAGACATCATTGCCCAATCTTGGCTCTGCCAGGGGTTATGATGTGATAGAGGCTGCAAAGGGAGAGCTAGAGAAAGCTTGTCCTGGTATTGTATCTTGTGCTGATGTATTGTCTGTGGCTGCACGTGATGCGATTGCTGCTGTGGGAGGTCCGTCTTGGACCGTGAAGCTGGGAAGAAGAGATTCCACCATGGCTAGTCGTATCATAGATCTCCCTAGCCCTTTTGACAATTTGGATAGACTTATATCTAGCTTTGCAAGCAGAGGTCTTAATACAAGAGACATGGTTGCCTTGTCTGGTGCACATACTCTCGGCCAAGCTCAATGCTTCCTATTTCGCGATAGAATATATGGCAATGGTACTGACATTGATGCCGGTTTTGCTAACACTAGAAGACGGAATTGTCCAAAAGACACCGGAAATGGAAATTTGGCACCCCTTGATTTGGTGACACCCAATTCCTTTGATAACAACTACTATAAGAACCTGTTGCAAAAGAAAGGTCTGCTTCAATCGGATCAAATTCTATTTAGCGGTGGAGCAACAGACAACATAGTTTCAGAATATGCAAGGAGCCCTCAGGCATTTCAAGCAGATTTCGCGTCAGCAATGATTAAAATGTCTGAAATTCAACCTCTCACAAGTCAAAATGGGATCATTAGGAAGGTTTGTAGTGCTTTAGACTag
- the LOC116027677 gene encoding argininosuccinate lyase, chloroplastic isoform X2: MISWAAEPTPLCLQSRDTILQGLDEIERQIEAGKFLWRTDREDVHMNIEAALTDLVGESAKKLHTARSRNDQVATDFRLWCRDAIDRIISRIKNLQVALIKLAIKNEGLIVPGYTHLQRAQPVLLQHLLLAYVEQLERDAGRLADCRERLNYCPLGACALAGTGLPIDRFMTSDALGFTAPMRNSIDAVSDRDFVMELLSANSITAIHLSRLGEEWILWASEEFGFVTPSDAVSTGSSIMPQKKNPDPMELVRGKSARVVGDLVSLLVLCKGLPQAYNRDLQEDKEPVFDSVKTIAGMLEVSTEFAQNITFNQERIQKALPAGHLDATTLADYLVKKGIPFRTSHDIVGRAVALCVSRNSQLLDLSLDELNSISPVFDNEVYEFLGVENSIKKFSSYGSTGSECVASQLDYWIAKLKIQ; encoded by the exons ATGATATCATGGGCAGCCGAGCCCACGCCTCTATGCTTGCAGTCCAG GGATACAATTCTACAAGGTCTAGATGAGATAGAAAGGCAAATTGAAGCAGGCAAGTTCTTGTGGAGGACTGACAGAGAGGATGTGCACATGAACATTGAAGCAGCTCTTACTGATTTAGTGGGTGAATCTGCAAAGAAGCTTCATACTGCTAGGAGTCGAAATGATCAAGTTGCAACTGACTTCCGTTTATGGTGCCGTGATGCTATTGACAGAATTATTTCACGTATCAAAAATCTTCAG GTTGCTTTGATTAAACTTGCTATAAAAAATGAGGGTCTGATCGTTCCTGGATATACCCATTTGCAAAGAGCACAACCAGTTCTGCTGCAACATCTTCTCTTAGCATATGTTGAGCAG CTTGAACGTGATGCTGGCCGCTTAGCAGATTGTAGAGAGAGGCTGAACTACTGTCCTCTAGGAGCATGTGCTTTAGCTGGTACCGGTCTTCCCATTGATCGATTTATGACTTCTGATGCATTGGGATTCACTGCACCCATGAGGAACAG TATTGATGCTGTTTCAGACCGTGATTTTGTTATGGAACTTCTGTCAGCGAATTCCATCACGGCCATTCATCTCTCTCGACTTGGTGAAGAATGGATATTGTGGGCTTCAGAGGAATTTGGCTTTGTCACACCTAGTGACGCAGTTTCCACTGGAAGCAGTATTATGCCTCAGAAGAAGAACCCCGATCCTATGGAACTTGTTCGCGGCAAGTCTGCCAGAGTTGTAGGTGACCTGGTCTCGCTTCTTGTTTTGTGCAAGGGACTCCCACAGGCATATAACCGGGATTTACAG GAGGATAAGGAACCGGTATTTGATAGCGTGAAGACCATAGCAGGAATGCTTGAAGTGTCAACAGAGTTTGCCCAGAACATTACTTTTAATCAGGAACGAATACAAAAGGCTTTACCAGCTGGTCATCTTGATGCCACTACCTTAGCAGATTACCTTGTGAAAAAG GGAATCCCGTTCAGAACATCACACGACATAGTCGGGAGGGCTGTTGCTTTGTGTGTTTCAAGAAATTCTCAACTTCTAGATCTTAGTCTCGACGAGTTGAACAGCATTAGCCCAGTGTTTGACAATGAAGTCTACGAGTTTCTAGGAGTCGAGAATTCGATTAAGAAGTTCAGTTCTTATGGCTCTACTGGTTCAGAATGCGTCGCTAGTCAACTCGATTACTGGATCGCAAAGCTCAAGATTCAATAA